In a genomic window of Helianthus annuus cultivar XRQ/B chromosome 10, HanXRQr2.0-SUNRISE, whole genome shotgun sequence:
- the LOC110883949 gene encoding xyloglucan galactosyltransferase MUR3 → MDKKSYVFQQSHISVIGLFCAFLSLCLLYFNNNEVFLDKVIWINSPHINKTDPCGGRYIYVYDLPPRFNVDMVTECKRNQKTSAMCTFTMNGGFGPPLNNTEGVLSDHGWYATDHFNVEIIFYNRMKRYECLTNDSSIAAAFFVPFFVGFDLARYIGDFNVSVRDAGSVEVVNWLITRTEWKNMNGKDHFLVGGRPTWDLRRKTDENIDWGNKFLLLPAAKNMSFLLVESSPYGLNDFAIPYPTYFHPSKDSEVFEWQERMRKTERKWLFSFAGAPRPGDPNSIRSLLISQCNNSRVGKLLECAVADERKCRSPSNVMKMFQSSVFCLQPEGDSATRRSSFDSILAGCIPVFFHPGSFYTQYTWHLPKNYTTYSVFISNDDIRKNVSIEERLSRIDPKTIEMMREEVISLIPRMIYADPDSKLETLEDAFDVSLKAIIRRVAKLRQDMIDGRTNDDLIEIYGWKYALMEQGDYAAVREWEPYFPKLEPVNSSAESVINKQEDQT, encoded by the coding sequence ATGGATAAGAAAAGTTATGTGTTCCAGCAATCTCATATTTCTGTTATAGGTTTATTCTGTGCATTCTTATCATTATGCTTATTATACTTCAACAACAATGAAGTATTCCTTGACAAAGTTATCTGGATCAACAGTCCGCACATTAACAAGACCGACCCATGTGGCGGAAGATACATATACGTTTACGATCTCCCGCCACGGTTCAATGTAGACATGGTGACCGAGTGCAAAAGGAATCAAAAGACATCTGCTATGTGTACATTCACCATGAACGGTGGGTTCGGACCGCCACTTAATAACACTGAAGGAGTGCTTTCAGATCATGGATGGTATGCTACAGATCACTTCAATGTAGAAATTATATTCTACAATCGAATGAAGCGGTACGAATGCTTGACTAATGATTCATCCATAGCTGCAGCCTTTTTTGTCCCATTTTTTGTTGGGTTTGATTTGGCTAGATATATTGGGGACTTTAATGTTTCTGTTAGAGATGCTGGTTCTGTTGAGGTTGTTAATTGGTTGATTACAAGGACGGAGTGGAAGAATATGAATGGGAAAGATCATTTTCTTGTTGGAGGAAGGCCTACTTGGGATTTAAGAAGAAAAACTGATGAAAATATTGATTGGGGAAATAAGTTTTTGTTGTTACCGGCTGCGAAAAACATGTCGTTTCTTCTTGTCGAATCGAGCCCGTATGGTTTGAACGATTTCGCGATTCCTTATCCGACTTACTTTCATCCGTCTAAAGATTCGGAGGTTTTCGAGTGGCAGGAGAGGATGAGGAAGACGGAGCGGAAATGGTTGTTTAGTTTCGCGGGTGCTCCACGCCCGGGTGACCCGAACTCGATTAGGAGTCTTTTGATCAGTCAGTGTAATAATTCGAGGGTCGGGAAGCTTTTGGAATGCGCGGTGGCTGATGAGAGGAAGTGTCGTTCGCCTAGTAATGTTATGAAAATGTTTCAAAGCTCGGTTTTTTGCTTACAACCCGAAGGGGATTCGGCTACGCGAAGATCATCTTTTGATTCGATCTTGGCGGGTTGTATACCGGTGTTTTTTCATCCGGGGTCTTTTTACACACAATACACTTGGCATTTACCGAAAAACTATACTACATATTCGGTTTTCATTTCTAATGATGACATTCGAAAGAATGTGAGCATAGAGGAGCGACTTAGTCGAATTGATCCTAAAACGATCGAGATGATGAGGGAGGAGGTCATAAGTTTGATTCCTAGAATGATTTATGCTGATCCTGATTCTAAATTAGAGACTTTAGAAGATGCATTTGATGTGTCTTTGAAGGCGATTATCCGCCGGGTGGCTAAATTGAGACAAGATATGATCGATGGGCGAACGAATGATGATTTAATTGAAATATATGGTTGGAAATATGCGTTGATGGAACAAGGTGACTATGCGGCTGTTCGCGAATGGGAACCGTACTTCCCTAAACTGGAACCGGTTAATAGTAGTGCAGAATCTGTAATCAACAAGCAAGAAGACCAAACTTGA